A single region of the Pygocentrus nattereri isolate fPygNat1 chromosome 27, fPygNat1.pri, whole genome shotgun sequence genome encodes:
- the edn1 gene encoding endothelin-1, which produces MELRIIFPVLSVLSSCVFHTAALPAWSLTEGAATPASARHSRTKRCSCATFLDKECVYFCHLDIIWVNTPERTVSYGLGNAPRRKRSAPRAASNDPARCRCVDSSDGACASFCHTDYPPRRKAAPDKVIPTACGHDCAKKQRKHDVAAQTRSIKRVRKSTVPSLATKQIRLLLEKWKLRRLHKTQAWAAENTMS; this is translated from the exons ATGGAGCTGCGGATTATTTTCCCCGTGTTGTCCGTGCTCTCTTCCTGCGTCTTCCACACAG CTGCTCTCCCGGCTTGGTCTCTGACCGAAGGTGCGGCGACTCCCGCCAGCGCGCGCCACTCCAGGACCAAGCGCTGCTCGTGCGCCACTTTCCTGGACAAAGAGTGCGTGTACTTCTGCCACCTGGACATCATCTGGGTGAACACTCCAGA GCGCACAGTGTCGTACGGGCTGGGCAACGCGCCTCGCAGGAAGCGCTCTGCGCCACGAGCGGCCAGCAACGACCCCGCGCGCTGCAGGTGTGTGGACAGCAGCGATGGCGCGTGCGCTTCATTCTGCCACACGGACTACCCGCCTCG GCGTAAGGCAGCGCCTGACAAGGTGATCCCTACTGCCTGCGGCCACGACTGTGCCAAGAAGCAGCGCAAACACGACGTGGCAGCCCAGACACGGAGCATAAAAAg GGTCCGTAAGAGCACTGTCCCCTCTCTGGCCACCAAGCAGATTCGGCTTCTCCTGGAGAAATGGAAGTTAAGGCGACTCCACAAGACACAAGCTTGGGCTGCTGAAAACACAATGTCTTAG